Proteins co-encoded in one Neodiprion lecontei isolate iyNeoLeco1 chromosome 3, iyNeoLeco1.1, whole genome shotgun sequence genomic window:
- the LOC107217476 gene encoding protein PRRC2C isoform X9: MSTLSGNVSKGEKGKSKFQSLDINNLYRTSRGESLEQHQQKNTIPRKHGMQSLGKVPSARRPPANLPSLKSEHSGSDPAVSLVPSGGSGWATTKDPATQTTNTTSNATTTPPTTSDTTTSNTPSPQCATGAVPATASPLQPPQPGQQNTSQTSHSTAPSWSAIMSRPGDAGDGTAGSQQAQSQQTRELTAQYGPGPSLRPQTEGSWIQGGSRTASGTGAGTPGPGNGNTPGAQGPPHIGVGGLPEGPAGGRPNLGQSLPMGMAQAGPNGSPAAQAVTTPGASQNPSLHNYRGLIPPFMYRGSFPGGFPSQFPPNMGANGPRQRFTHPQERFPAPPRQQERERPPPPADEEIITRPIIKEEDLSRMDDISRDAGWAAHDDIDYNQKLAFSDDETEHEHHKKDEKKDFKDDKREESQPEEKEKSREREREPRDNREQSQSHRGWNQGPPPLSRDFRGTNGPVNHPPQQQMRTPHPPRGLEEDELWNQRRREQGEWVASTVERARQRKEEEEKRFRESIKQAADKKLQDLEQKIKEKYVKQKDDDSGSSSEPKSLISVPSSIIPVPDWERDRENRESRERDRSRTSSEGKDEKPVSRDSRDSRDTRDIRDTRETRDTRDTRETRDTRDTRDTRDVRDTRDARDTRDVRDVRDTRDSRDSRDQPVSEFRQITQIERPNFMRSQDMSRNERERDRDQREIREREQPAFSKHFQNDLPPRFQKQQAERTGGAYNRVSPNAEQRPTPQAIPFSQQYDPSRWVHSSHPNVPNSVKKQSHSMPLPQRRNRTDSELSGPIEDDRPPSRDHRGLPRDDRYRHSSHRSYDGRKPSSGSYYDDHARYREYEYDDRHSRDSWERERHYDDRDRDNREREKKDYDNYSKSSPQQDPFDEREPTRERPENPEWRDDRRDMRDDRITQERQTDSRRDPPRDDRIDRSERPQRPDSRDSRASRESRTSLRDDDMHKSRDCGSWVNDIPDYEEKKRDPYREDNRDRRQPPGPVTREKLEADELKGEKRNLTQLKRSGSELDKKDSSKDSPTEAKKELDMWNRKLELSSENSRNVERGGDNSPKAWADAISPTLEMEDEKVFLEPMKDEKEIDEMKQSMEKLSVDNKRDDALCIEVKEDLKDEKRDKNVRNRTNSGSSRGRESGRSARQYGGYSVYTTRGWRGADQRGRRGGPRSLGRPGSARSGSYGHTDSELSGDEISGSTESGKEERRPARSPKSSQKLDKDDRNREVSRRDDKRGDYTQVRSDKRSYDSRSGREGFAPSGEPSRRGRGGFRNRGPTTGGRMNTNYGPPPSKSPFSTERNADDKEPNQQKPSSPTPESELPASGPQLSESTDDKIIAKQQALTAGITGRHTKSPSQQSQQQGNNKQDSLQNQNTVPQRSQVRKDEGRTKRNHSSSRRTQGREHRDGRFRGNPSNAPKQNSSDIGNDDWETTSDNSEEHIEDRKESRNTRNKSYGSRGNQSSHQNPTGNNQQSRRNDQSINNREQRERNVTKPSSTASRAPGAEKRNAQNASYNQRNHSGAIPPLMQNTQQNGRPRSQGSANSGPSNKAIIKESTVNRVDEIKLNDLNLVNQALNDINKKSVSKEKKVIDSELEVNNYSGGGDDGANSNEDKIDADGFQEVRSKKNVKESRHNQKEEAKPMRREKEKERERDRSKSKSNGPQPTPQQIQNIPPLLGQPIPQPANLPQKQFDRERNSNRQTLAPRFQKARLAKQQQQMGIGESNDTNKVNSNNIYVSKDSAAGPAPPPSVNAWDKPFTSQIRSNSPSTVPADIQLMSGITGQNEHNHETNEQVNSRGSSQRNSPNTEKTVNKTAKDIIVEKNVSDGTSPPVQTLIFENTNYSKTTKSGPSDLTLKSKFSNHMKTQQRVDKRGEIEDDGQLQQHQQQALSAVFSNKSNELMKDKSQEPIQMPLTFSKNEDNADMKLDFTFDSELSQLTEDAKSKSLGMPRSIHMTGGQSTISPSTAELNLKIASVKKVWENAPPMPTVVEHEDGSVVATANSFPQPFESNDVDDSYSPHQQYNQSNMKNEIATSTNVCKLVPPQVKPQQQSSGSTGAQPGSTVPGPSPIRPGQSPIGHPSASLQGQLSPPPFNTTGQPSHINYPEFPQYPGSQAAQYGGMSAIPSPPAVLFNTGSGQLPAQAGGLYGAFQLDQSRSPFTQYAPYGQSLQSSFNQQSVYLQQPPPPPHAPSATPDMYQNNMSQYRITTAAAPPFGQNQQLSNNPNTVLISSSSNSLMSASVKPSTQPIGAIGTKAPHFQAPSAQPNQVTYIPYDPNQVLGVSGNYMGNSQLVQRPGPTVQPSANSYYSATSAGKPNTLLYVFPGSQTGFYQPGGAGQQTGTHYGLQGFGQHSQSLATGSATPVGLQNFGSQFLSGSGIQMAAAAAAQQYRNPTGGLPGPGNAAATFLGKHQQQEQSRQLKSPSGNQQDVLASVFSSTSQIPSPKSRNCKQQTPTQQPQPSPTQIHKYQQYQGATQSALVSSYSNYVLQQNVRGMGMPPPRPGIQPSQQRYPAPIQRPTPFPPGPNPNPGQQQPNCMPTQQQQQAQMNRHRPNIHQQQQQQQQQQQQQRNMKMSQQYYSNQGNVKMDSNDKQDSHNEKLSESSNGTQPGNKANVNQQDGENKEEVNQQNE; encoded by the exons ATGTCTACTCTGTCGGGGAATGTGTCGAAGGGGGAGAAAGGAAAATCCAAGTTTCAATCGTTAGAcatcaataatttatacagGACAAGTAGG gGAGAATCCTTGGAGCAACATCAACAGAAAAACACAATACCACGGAAACATGGAATGCAGAGTTTGGGAAAGGTGCCTTCGGCACGGCGGCCACCTGCTAACTTGCCTAGTCTGAAAAGTGAGCACAGCGGCAGCGACCCAGCAGTTAGTCTTGTACCAAGCGGTGGCAGCGGTTGGGCCACTACTAAAGATCCTGCCACACAAACTACCAACACCACTAGCAACGCCACTACTACACCACCTACAACCTCCGATACTACCACC AGCAACACACCCTCGCCACAATGTGCAACGGGAGCTGTTCCTGCAACGGCATCACCACTGCAACCACCACAACCAGGACAACAGAATACTTCACAGACATCACACTCCACTGCGCCCTCATGGAGCGCAATTATGAGCAGACCAGGAGATGCcg GCGATGGCACAGCCGGGTCACAGCAGGCACAGTCTCAACAGACCAGGGAATTGACTGCACAATATGGTCCAGGACCCAGTCTACGCCCACAAA cGGAAGGCAGTTGGATTCAAGGTGGAAGTCGTACAGCAAGCGGAACTGGAGCAGGAACACCTGGGCCAGGAAATGGGAATACTCCGGGGGCCCAGGGCCCCCCGCATATTGGCGTAGGTGGACTACCAGAGGGACCCGCTGGCGGGCGACCCAACTTGGGCCAGTCGCTACCCATGGGCATGGCCCAGGCAGGCCCTAATGGTTCCCCAGCTGCCCAAGCGGTTACAACCCCTGGCGCCAGTCAAAATCCTAGCCTGCATAACTATCGAGGATTAATTCCTCCTTTT ATGTACCGAGGCAGCTTTCCTGGAGGATTTCCTTCACAATTCCCACCAAATATGGGTGCGAATGGCCCTCGACAACGATTCACCCATCCCCAGGAACGATTCCCAGCTCCCCCGCGCCAGCAAGAACGTGAACGTCCTCCTCCCCCAGCAGATGAAGAAATAATCACCCGTCCAATAATTAAAGAGGAAGATTTGTCAAGAATGGACGACATTTCACGCGATGCTGGGTGGGCAGCCCATGACGATATCGATTACAACCAAAAGTTAGCTTTCAGCGATGACGAAACAGAACATGAACACcataaaaaagatgaaaaaaaagacttCAAAGATGACAAACGCGAGGAAAGTCAACCCGAGGAAAAAGAGAAGTCAAGAGAACGTGAACGGGAGCCTAGGGATAATCGTGAACAGTCCCAGTCTCATCGTGGATGGAATCAAGGACCTCCACCGTTATCTCGTGATTTCCGTGGTACAAATGGTCCTGTCAATCATCCTCCGCAACAGCAAATGCGAACTCCACATCCACCTCGGG GTCTCGAGGAAGACGAATTATGGAATCAGAGACGCAGAGAACAAGGAGAATGGGTGGCCTCGACTGTGGAGCGGGCCCGCCAGcgtaaagaagaagaagaaaaaagattccGAGAGTCCATTAAACAAGCTGCAGATAAAAAACTACAGGACTTGGagcaaaaaattaaggaaaaatACGTCAAACAAAAAGATGACGATTCAGGATCTTCATCCGAACCGAAATCTTTAATCAGTGTACCTTCGTCTATTATTCCAGTACCCGACTGGGAGCGAGACAGGGAAAATCGAGAAAGTCGCGAAAGAGACAGATCTCGTACTTCATCCGAGGGCAAAGATGAAAAGCCTGTGAGCCGAGACTCTCGCGATAGTCGTGATACTCGGGATATTCGCGACACACGAGAAACTCGTGATACAAGAGATACTCGAGAAACTCGTGATACGAGGGATACGAGGGATACGAGGGATGTCCGGGATACCCGAGACGCTCGTGATACTCGAGATGTTCGAGATGTACGTGATACTCGAGATTCTCGGGATTCTCGAGACCAGCCAGTCTCAGAATTTCGACAAATTACTCAAATTGAGCGTCCGAACTTCATGCGGTCTCAAGACATGTCGCGTAACGAGCGGGAACGCGATCGCGACCAACGAGAGATTAGAGAAAGGGAGCAACCGGCATTTTCTAAGCACTTTCAGAACGACTTACCCCCAAGGTTCCAGAAACAACAGGCTGAGAGAACTGGTGGAGCCTATAACAGGGTATCACCGAATGCAGAGCAGCGGCCCACTCCTCAAGCAATACCTTTCTCTCAACAATATGACCCTAGCAGATGGGTGCACAGCAGTCACCCTAACGTGCCGA ACAGTGTCAAGAAGCAATCTCATTCCATGCCACTGCCCCAACGTAGAAATCGAACTGATTCAGAATTGTCTGGTCCAATCGAGGACGATAGACCTCCTTCAAGAGATCATCGAGGACTACCGAGAGATGATCGTTACCGACATTCGTCCCACAGATCGTACGATGGTCGCAAACCATCTAGCGGTAGTTATTATGATGATCATGCACGCTATAGAGAATACGAATATGATGATAGACATTCTCGTGATTCTTGGGAACGTGAAAGGCATTACGATGATAGAGACAGAGATAatcgagaaagagaaaagaaagattaCGACAATTATTCCAAG AGTTCGCCACAACAAGATCCGTTTGACGAACGTGAACCCACTCGGGAGCGCCCAGAGAATCCCGAGTGGCGAGATGATAGACGGGACATGCGCGATGATCGGATAACCCAAGAAAGGCAAACTGATAGTCGTCGTGATCCACCCAGAGATGATCGTATTGATCGTAGTGAGCGTCCTCAAAGACCGGATTCTCGTGACAGTCGCGCATCTCGAGAATCGAGAACTTCTCTTCGCGACGACGACATGCATAAGTCACGAGATTGCGGATCCTGGGTGAATGATATACCAGAttatgaagaaaagaaacgagatCCTTACCGTGAAGATAACAGAGATCGCCGGCAACCGCCTGGACCTGTAACCAGGGAAAAACTGGAAGCTGACGAGCTTAAAGGTGAAAAACGTAATTTGACGCAGCTGAAGCGTTCTGGATCTGAGCTGGATAAAAAAGACAGCAGCAAAGATAGCCCTACCGAGGCTAAGAAGGAACTCGACATGTGGAATAGGAAATTGGAACTGAGCTCAGAAAACAGTAGAAACGTGGAAAGAGGAGGTGATAACTCGCCGAAAGCGTGGGCTGATGCAATATCTCCAACTTTGGAGATGGAAGATGAGAAGGTTTTTCTTGAACCtatgaaggatgaaaaagagattgatgaaatgaaacaaaGTATGGAAAAACTAAGTGTCGACAACAAACGGGACGATGCCCTATGCATCGAAGTTAAAGAAGATTTGAAAGATGAGAAGCGGGATAAAAATGTGAGAAATAGAACCAATAGCGGAAGTTCAAGAGGTCGAGAATCTGGTCGTAGTGCTAGGCAGTATGGAGGTTATAGCGTGTACACTACTCGTGGGTGGCGTGGCGCGGATCAGAGAGGGAGAAGAGGAGGACCAAGGTCCCTGGGCAGACCTGGTTCTGCAAGAAGTGGTTCTTATGGTCACACAGATTCCGAACTTAGCGGAGACGAAATCTCCGGATCCACTGAATCTGGAAAGGAAGAGAGGCGTCCAGCTCGCTCTCCCAAGTCTTCTCAAAAATTGGACAAAGACGATCGCAATCGGGAAGTATCCAGGCGCGATGATAAACGCGGTGATTATACTCAAGTTCGCAGTGACAAAAGAAGCTATGACAGTAGATCTGGTCGTGAAGGGTTTGCACCATCCGGGGAACCTTCAAGACGGGGTCGAGGGGGGTTTCGGAACCGTGGTCCTACTACAGGCGGACGAATGAATACTAATTATGGTCCACCACCGAGTAAAAGCCCTTTTTCAACTGAACGGAATGCAGATGACAAAGAACCTAACCAACAGAAGCCCTCATCACCTACGCCAGAAAGTGAATTACCAGCTAGTGGTCCTCAGTTGTCTGAGTCCACTGATGACAAGATCATAGCCAAACAGCAAGCGCTGACTGCTGGTATTACTGGAAGACATACTAAATCCCCAAGTCAGCAAAGTCAGCAGCAAGGTAATAATAAGCAAGATTCACTTCAGAATCAGAACACAGTGCCACAGAGGTCACAAGTCAGAAAAGATGAAGGGAGGACTAAGAGAAATCACAGCAGCAGTAGACGAACACAA GGGAGAGAACATCGTGACGGACGTTTCCGTGGCAACCCCAGCAATGCACCGAAGCAAAATTCATCAGATATTGGTAACGACGACTGGGAAACAACTTCAGACAACAGCGAAGAACACATTGAAGATCGGAAAGAATCTCGAAACACACGTAATAAATCATATGGAAGTCGAGGAAATCAAAGCTCTCACCAGAATCCGACCGGCAACAACCAACAATCTCGAAGAAATGATCAATCAATAAACAACAGGGAACAAAGAGAACGAAATGTAACCAAACCCAGCAGTACGGCATCTCGTGCTCCTGGAGCTGAGAAAAGGAATGCGCAGAACGCTTCTTACAATCAACGGAACCACTCTGGAGCCATCCCGCCGTTGATGCAAAATACTCAACAAAATGGCCGCCCCAGAAGTCAAGGATCAGCAAATAGCGGGCCTTCCAATAAAGCCATAATAAAAGAAAGCACGGTTAATCGTGTTGATGAAATAAAGTTAAATGATTTAAATCTGGTAAATCAAGCTTTGaatgatataaataaaaaatctgtctcaaaagagaagaaagttATCGACAGTGAGTTGGAAGTAAACAATTATTCTGGTGGTGGAGACGATGGGGCGAACAGTAACGAAGATAAAATAGATGCGGATGGCTTTCAAGAGGTTAGGTCCAAGAAGAATGTAAAGGAGTCTAGGCATAATCAGAAAGAAGAAGCCAAACCCATGAgacgtgaaaaagaaaaggaaagagaacGAGATCGTTCAAAATCAAAGTCTAACGGACCTCAGCCCACCCCACAGCAGATTCAAAATATTCCACCATTGTTGGGACAACCAATTCCTCAGCCTGCCAACTTGCCACAGAAACAATTTGACAGAGAAAGAAATTCTAATCGGCAAACATTGGCCCCTCGATTCCAGAAAGCACGTTTAGCTAAACAGCAACAACAGATGGGAATCGGCGAAAGTAACGACACAAATAAAGTGAATTCTAATAATATCTATGTTTCAAAAGACTCAGCTGCTGGGCCAGCTCCACCACCATCAGTCAATGCTTGGGATAAACCATTTACCAGTCAAATAAGATCCAATTCACCATCAACAGTTCCTGCAGACATTCAACTTATGTCTGGAATAACTGGTCAAAATGAACATAATCATGAGACCAATGAACAGGTCAATTCTAGAGGTAGTAGTCAACGGAATTCACCAAACACAGAAAAAACTGTTAATAAAACAGCGAAGGatattattgttgaaaaaaatgtttcggaCGGAACTTCACCCCCTGTCCAAACgttgattttcgaaaatacaaACTATTCTAAAACCACAAAATCTGGACCATCGGATCTGACGTTGAAATCAAAGTTTTCAAACCATATGAAAACTCAACAGCGAGTAGATAAACGCGGCGAAATCGAAGATGATGGTCAGCTGCAACAGCATCAGCAACAAGCTCTGTCTGCTGTCTTTTCCAACAAATCTAACGAACTTATGAAAGATAAATCGCAAGAACCAATTCAGATGCCATTGACTTTTAGCAAAAACGAGGACAATGCTGATATGAAATTGGACTTTACATTTGATTCTGAACTGTCACAACTGACGGAAGATGCTAAAAGTAAATCTTTGGGAATGCCACGATCGATTCACATGACCGGGGGTCAAAGTACTATTTCTCCTTCGACAGCAGAACTTAATCTAAAAATTGCATCTGTAAAGAAAGTATGGGAAAATGCACCCCCAATGCCAACAGTGGTCGAACATGAAGATGGAAGCGTTGTTGCCACTGCAAATAGTTTCCCTCAACCCTTTGAGAGCAATGATGTCGACGACAGCTACAGTCCTCACCAGCAATACAACCAGAGCAATATGAAAAACGAAATAGCAACTTCGACAAATGTATGCAAG CTGGTTCCCCCGCAGGTGAAGCCGCAGCAACAGTCCTCTGGAAGTACTGGCGCCCAACCTGGATCTACAGTTCCTGGCCCAAGTCCAATCCGGCCTGGTCAAAGTCCCATTGGTCATCCTTCGGCCAGTTTACAGGGTCAGCTAAGCCCCCCTCCATTTAACACAACTGGACAACCATCCCACATTAACTATCCA GAGTTTCCTCAATATCCGGGCTCCCAAGCTGCACAATATGGAGGAATGTCTGCTATACCTTCACCACCAGCAGTCTTATTCAACACTGGATCAGGTCAATTACCAGCGCAGGCTGGTGGGTTATATGGAGCATTCCAGCTAGATCAAAGTCGATCTCCTTTTACTCAATATGCTCCTTATGGACAATCGCTTCAGAGCTCGTTTAATCAACAGAGTGTCTACTTGCAACAACCTCCACCGCCTCCGCATGCACCTAGTGCAACTCCTGACATGTATCAGAATAACATGTCACAGTACAGAATC ACAACTGCGGCAGCACCGCCCTTTGGTCAAAATCAACAACTGAGCAATAACCCAAATACAGTGTTGATCAGCTCATCGTCAAACTCTCTTATGTCCGCCAGTGTAAAACCGTCTACCCAACCAATTGGTGCCATTGGGACCAAAGCACCACATTTTCAAGCTCCATCAGCACAGCCGAATCAG GTAACCTATATACCGTATGATCCGAACCAGGTTTTAGGTGTAAGTGGTAACTACATGGGTAACTCACAATTGGTGCAACGACCTGGACCAACCGTTCAACCGTCTGCAAACAGTTACTACAGCGCTACCTCCGCCGGTAAACCTAACACGCTTCTGT ATGTATTTCCTGGTTCACAAACAGGCTTCTACCAACCGGGTGGTGCGGGACAACAAACTGGGACTCATTACGGGCTGCAGGGGTTTGGCCAACATAGTCAGAGTCTTGCAACTGGTAGTGCCACGCCGGTTGGTCTTCAGAATTTCGGATCTCAGTTCCTTTCTGGATCTGGAATACAAATGGCTGCTGCAGCTGCTGCTCAGCAGTATAGAAACCCTACTGGAGGTTTGCCAGGACCTGGTAATGCTGCTGCTACATTTCTTGGAAAACACCAGCAACAAGAACAGTCTAGACAATTGAAGAGCCCGTCGGGTAATCAACAAGATGTTTTGGCCTCCGTTTTCAGCTCTA CTTCTCAAATTCCTTCGCCAAAATCGCGGAATTGCAAGCAACAAACACCGACTCAACAACCGCAACCAAGTCCAACTCAAATTCATAAGTATCAGCAATATCAGGGCGCCACTCAGTCTGCTCTGGTAAGCAGCTACAGTAACTAT GTATTACAACAGAATGTACGTGGAATGGGCATGCCGCCGCCACGTCCGGGAATCCAACCGTCCCAACAACGTTATCCAGCGCCGATACAACGGCCAACTCCTTTTCCTCCTGGCCCAAACCCTAACCCAGGTCAACAACAACCAAACTGTATGCCTActcagcagcaacaacaggCGCAAATGAATCGTCACAGACCAAACATTCaccagcaacagcagcagcaacaacagcaacagcagcaacaacgtAACATGAAAATGTCGCAACAATACTACAGTAATCAAg gCAATGTGAAAATGGACTCTAATGACAAACAAGATTCGCACAATGAGAAACTGTCTGAGAGCAGTAATGGCACTCAACCTGGTAACAAGGCCAACGTGAATCAGCAAGATGGTGAGAATAAAGAGGAAGTTAACCAACAAAATGAGTAG